In Dama dama isolate Ldn47 chromosome 26, ASM3311817v1, whole genome shotgun sequence, a single genomic region encodes these proteins:
- the LOC133047294 gene encoding elongation factor 1-alpha 1 produces MGKEKTHINIVVIGHVDSGKSTTTGHLIYKCGGIDKRTIEKFEKEAAEMGKGSFKYAWVLDKLKAERERGITIDISLWKFETSKYYVTIIDAPGHRDFIKNMITGTSQADCAVLIVAAGVGEFEAGISKNGQTREHALLAYTLGVKQLIVGVNKMDSTEPPYSQKRYEEIVKEVSTYIKKIGYNPDTVAFVPISGWNGDNMLEPSANMPWFKGWKVTRKDGNASGTTLLEALDCILPPTRPTDKPLRLPLQDVYKIGGIGTVPVGRVETGVLKPGMVVTFAPVNVTTEVKSVEMHHEALSEALPGDNVGFNVKNVSVKDVRRGNVAGDSKNDPPMEAAGFTAQVIILNHPGQISAGYAPVLDCHTAHIACKFAELKEKIDRRSGKKLEDGPKFLKSGDAAIVDMVPGKPMCVESFSDYPPLGRFAVRDMRQTVAVGVIKAVDKKAAGAGKVTKSAQKAQKAK; encoded by the coding sequence atgggaaaagagaagacCCACATCAACATCGTTGTCATTGGGCACGTAGATTCAGGGAAGTCTACCACGACTGGCCATCTGATCTACAAATGTGGCGGGATCGACAAGAGAACAATTGAGAAGTTCGAGAAGGAGGCTGCCGAGATGGGAAAGGGCTCCTTCAAATATGCCTGGGTCTTGGACAAACTGAAAGCTGAACGTGAGCGTGGTATCACCATTGATATCTCCCTGTGGAAATTTGAGACCAGCAAGTACTATGTTACCATCATTGATGCCCCAGGACACAGAGACTTCATCAAAAACATGATTACAGGCACATCCCAGGCTGACTGTGCTGTCCTGATTGTTGCTGCTGGTGTTGGTGAATTTGAAGCCGGTATCTCCAAGAACGGGCAGACCCGTGAGCATGCCCTTCTGGCTTACACTCTGGGTGTGAAACAACTAATTGTTGGAGTTAACAAAATGgattccactgagccaccctacAGCCAGAAGAGATACGAGGAAATTGTTAAGGAAGTCAGCACCTACATTAAGAAAATTGGCTACAACCCCGACACAGTAGCATTTGTGCCAATTTCTGGCTGGAATGGTGACAACATGCTGGAGCCAAGTGCTAACATGCCATGGTTCAAGGGATGGAAAGTCACCCGTAAGGACGGCAACGCCAGTGGAACCACCCTGCTTGAAGCTCTGGATTGCATCCTGCCACCAACTCGCCCAACTGACAAACCCTTGCGTTTGCCTCTCCAGGATGTCTACAAAATTGGTGGTATTGGTACTGTCCCTGTGGGTCGTGTGGAGACTGGTGTTCTCAAACCTGGCATGGTGGTCACCTTTGCTCCAGTCAATGTAACAACTGAAGTGAAGTCTGTAGAAATGCACCATGAAGCATTGAGTGAAGCCCTTCCTGGGGACAATGTGGGCTTCAATGTCAAGAACGTGTCTGTCAAAGATGTCCGTCGTGGCAATGTGGCTGGTGACAGCAAAAATGATCCACCCATGGAAGCTGCTGGCTTCACAGCTCAGGTGATTATTTTGAACCATCCAGGCCAAATCAGTGCTGGATATGCACCTGTGCTGGATTGTCACACAGCTCACATCGCTTGCAAGTTTGCTGAGCTGAAGGAGAAGATTGATCGTCGTTCTGGGAAAAAGCTGGAAGATGGCCCTAAATTCTTGAAATCTGGTGACGCTGCCATTGTTGATATGGTTCCTGGCAAGCCCATGTGTGTCGAGAGCTTCTCTGATTATCCTCCCCTGGGCCGTTTTGCTGTGCGTGACATGAGACAGACAGTTGCTGTGGGTGTCATCAAGGCAGTGGACAAGAAGGCAGCTGGAGCTGGCAAGGTCACCAAGTCTGCCCAGAAAGCTCAGAAGGCTAAATGA